The Bdellovibrio sp. NC01 genome includes the window CCAACGGATGAAGGGCCCTCGACAGAAAGAGACTTGGAATCACGTATGTTTCCAGTGTCGAGAAATCTGTTTGCATTCGATACAGTAAAACCCTCCATGGCTTCACCTCTCCTTATCAAAATAGTAATCTAAACTAACTCAAAATTCCTGCTTTTTTAGCCAGGTCCAGGAACTATCTTCCTATCTCTAATGCGCTCATCGCCATATCTTTTGACGCCTGCAACGCAGAGACGTTCGCCTCGTAGGAACGCGATGACTGTATCATATTGGTCATCTCTTCCATGAGGTTGATATTGGGATAAGCTACGTATCCATCAGCATTTGCGTCTGGATGATCCGGCTCGTACTTCAATAGCGGAGCCTTACGATCCGAGACCACATCAGTGACCTGGACTCGTTGGAAATTTCCATGAGGGTCCGTCCCAGTGATGATTTCGCCAAAATTTTTAGCGTCTGGCATCGATTCGAACACCACGTCTTTTCTACGGTACGGACCACCTTCCGGCGTCTGTGTCGTATTGATGTTCGCGATGTTAGAAGCAATGGTATTCATGCGCATTCTTTGCGCCGCCATACCACTCGAACTAATTCTCATCCCTGTTAAAAAATCAGCCATTGATTGCTCCTATTATCTACCGTCGCCAGCAGCGTATTTTAAAGCAGCCATTTTTTTATTAATCAATTGCAGAGCTGTCTTGTACATGATGGCATTTTCCGACAATGCCGACATTTCTTTTTCAAGATCGACAGTGTTGCCATCGTTGTTCACAGCGCCTTCTGGATTTTCGTAAATATCAGGACGAGTCTTCGCCGCAGACAAACCACCCACCGCAAAATGCTCGGGGCTGCTTGTGCTTAAAGAGTTCATGCCATCCATGTCCAGGGCACGAGACAAAGCATCTTCGAAATCCATTTTCTTTGCATGGTATCCCGGAGTCTCTGCGTTCGCGATGTTAGAAGACGTTACGTTGTGACGTAACTGTCTCATGCGCATAGAAGTCGCTAAGGCATTGGTGGTTTTATCGAATAAATCACCACTCATACTACCGCCTCCTTATATTCATTGAGTTTGTTTCTCAAAGTACGAATGCTAATACCTAACATCTGAGCCGCGCGAGTACGGTTCTGAGCCGTCAACTCCAAGGTCTGTAAGATGAGACGCTTCTCGACTTCAGAAAGGGACATGCCTGGGGCAAAATCCACTGACATATCCTCAGCAACGGCCTCAAATTGAATAGAATCGGCGCCGATCACTGAATTTTTTGCAAGAACCACAGAACGCTCGATCACATTTTCAAGTTCGCGGATGTTTCCAGGCCAGTTCCACGAGTTCAAACGCGAATATGCGTCAGCCGAAAACTGCAAGCCCGATTTACCGTGCATGATTTGTGAAACTTCCAAAATAAAGTTCACGATATTGTGGAAATCAATAGCGCGATCTTCCAAACGTGGAAGTTCCAAATGTACAACTGCGATTTTATAAAACAGATCTTGGCGGAATTGTTCTTGCTTCACCATCGCGCGGATATCACGACGAGACGTAGAGATGAAACGAGGTTTTGTTCCATCCGTGCGTTCAGCCAATTTCATCAATTCAGTTTGAATTGCAGAAGAAGCTGCATCCAAATCTTCAATCAAAAGAGTGCCACCTTCAACACGGGCGAAATCAAAACCACCTGGGTTTTTGCACTCTAGAACATACAAGCGAGAAGAACGGCTCTTCGTATAAATGTAACGAGCCAAGCTTGTTTTACCTACACCAGCTTCACCGACAATAAGAAGGCTAGCTTGCGTTGGCGCCAATTGCAGGCTCAACTGCTTCGCTTCATTCACCTTTTTGTCTTCGATGTGTAGAGCATCAAAATCAAAGTACGACATCCTGTCTCCTACTTGCTTTCTTCTTTTTCTGACATTGCTGGAATACGTTTAATATATTTCTTATAACCATCGCGCCATTCAGAGTTCTTAAGTTGTTCCTGCGCTAGATTTTTCCAGAAACCACTTTTTTCACCCTTAAATGTATTCCAAGTATCCGCAGCTTGTTGTACATCGCCGCGCTTGAAATAAATTTGGCCGAGCTTGTAACGGATTGACGACAACGGACGAGTCTCTTCGTATTTATCAAGAAGAGATTTGTAAGCATCAATCGCTTGATCCTTAGAACCGTTCGCCAAATAAATATCACCCATTGTCTCTAACGCTTTCGCATGAATCGCCGGAGACACGTGATCTGAATCTTTTGCCAATTTGTCGATCATACCCAAAGCGGCCAAGGCATCGTCTTTCTTACCTTGCTTTTGTTGCAGCTCTGCCAATTTCAAATAAGGCTCTGCAACAAGTTCTGGCTGACCTTTCCAAGTGCGAAGAAGTTCGCCCAAATAACGAACTGCTGAATCTGTGTCGCCACGTCTTTCAAGCAAACGAACGGCGATATTTACGCGTTCGATTTGTTCTGTCTCAGACAATTTTTCTGGTACTTTAACGTTTTTCAAATACTCATAAGCCTGATTGTACTTTTGCTCATTCGAAGAAACAGCCGCCAAACGAAGATTCAATTCATCTTCTGTTGGGATTTGTTCTTTCACGTTGATTTCACGAGCTTCCGCAGTACCACGGATTGAATACACTCTGTTCAAAACGTCTTTATAATATTTTTCAGATTCAACAGGCACGCCCGCCATTTCAAATGCGCGACCCACGTTGAATTTCGTGTCCAAGCGTTTTGAATTCTTCAACCAGCTATCTGAATACTGCGTGTGAGTTTTCAAAGCGCCGATGAAGTTTCCGTCTTCAACTTGTTTTTCTAGCTTGTTGTTGATGTTCGCCACGATTCTTTGAGTCATCAATGGCACGTCAACGTTTGTTGGATGTTCTTTATAGTATTTAGAAAGCAGATCGATCGACTTATCGTATTCACCACGTTGTGAATAACCGTCAGCAACCATCACCGTCGCGAACTGCTCCATGTTTGGCAAATCTACTTTTTTCGCCAATGACATGATTTCTTTCACAGCGTTTTCAGTTTCTTTTGGTTTCATGCCTTTCATACGAGCTGAAAGCAAACGCAGACGAGAAATCACCGCACTTGGATTTTCACCATAGCGGAAATACGTTTCAAGGTAAGCACCCATCACACGTGATTTATCTGCACCCAAGATCTCTAGCAATTCACCCATACGAGTCATCGCGAATGGTGCGTGCTCGCTTGATGGGAATTTTTTTACGAATTCACGATACAAATCCAAACTTTGTGGGAACTTCTGCATACCAAACAAAGATTCTGCTTGGTTGTAGAATGCATTTGGATAGAACGCTTGGCCTTCTGGATATTTCTTCAAAGCCGTTTGATAGTCAGCAACGGCTTTCGCGTAATTCTTTGCACGAATCCACACGTCACCTTTACGGTAAGCCGCTTCAACTTTCAAATCTTGATGAGTTGAGTTTTTCTCAATCGCATCGTATTGCGCGACTGCATCTTCCCATTTATTCAAACGCATGTAAGCCAAGCCCGTACCCATACGAGCCAAATCTTTGGACAAAGATTCTTTTCCACCGAAATTTTTATTGTCGATGTGTTCTTTGAACAAACGAAGCGCGCTTAAGTTATCGCCACGTTCAAGAGTCAAATAGCCGACTTTCAAAGACGTGCGCTCAGACAAAGAAGACGTTGGGTATTTAGCAATCGCCTCTTTGTATTTTTGCATCGCTTCGTCGAAGCTTTTTGTGTTACCCGGCTCTTTTGACAATGCCAAGTGAACATCGGCTGTCATGAAGTCGATGATTTCGTTGTATTCAGATTTTGGATATTTTTCTTTGAACCACTGAACAGTTTTAAGATAAACGGCATAACGTTCTTTTTCGAACAACGTCAAAAGAAGACGAGCCTGTTTATTCTCATCCGTTGGTTTTGGATTGATTTCATAAATTGTCGGCGTGTTCTTAACTTTTTCCCAGTACGTTACTGGAGTTTCAAGCATCGGAAAGCCGATATAATAGTTATCTTTCGCGCGGATCACTGACTCTTCTTTAATATCGTAAGGTTTAACAGTGAAGCGCTCATAGTCTGGATCGCCACCGTCAAAGATACCTCTGTGCGCAACATTGTCATTCATCGCGACAGTCGTACCTTGATTTGCAATCACCAATGCATCTGCCGTCGCAGGCGTTCTGCCTTTTGGAGTTTTAGCTTTTGCTACAGTTTTTGCTGGCTTAGCTTCCTCTGACTTTTCTACAGTTTCTTTTTTAGCAACTGGTTTCTTATCAGTTTTTGCACCTGGATTAACATAAAAGTCTACAATAAGACGTGAAGGTTGATCTGTCAGATAATCGAATGTGTCGATGGAAGAACCAGAAAGAGTGAACGAAACGATATACTTGCCATCTGGACCTTTGCGATCCACTGACACTTCAGTGACCATTTCACTTTTGAAGCTATTTAAAGAGTTCACAGAAGCATCGTCCATCGCTGGAACTGTCATTTCCACAACGGTCTTACCTTTGACCTCTTTGCGTTTGACGTCATAGTCCCAGTTCTGCTGACCGGATAGCTCAAGATGAACAGTGTCACCCTGAAAATTAATTGCGCCAGTAACCTTCGCAGCCCATGCGGGTGCTAGACTAAAGAACAGGCATCCTGCCATCGTTGCTTTAAGTAAAGTGTTCACTCCTTGAACCCCTCTTTTCCCTTCACTGTGCCATTGCACAGACGATGCCACCCCTTTCAAAGGTCTATTGGCAAATATGTTCAAGATGGGCAAAAAGTTTCATAGAATCTTTGTCAGGCCTGACAAAGTCATGACAGGTACTTTGGTCCTGTTTCATATACAATGACTGAATTATTCAAGAAAGAATTCCGATAGATAGACGATATGTACAAGCATCTTAGATTTTTCATCATGAGTTTTTTATTCGCGGGCTGCGTGTCTGTTCAGCTTCCTGGCGGCAAAATCACGCCAGCAAAGGATGTCAGCTTTGAAGAGCCTTCCGCTCCATTCAAAAAAATCAAAGCGATTAACGCCGACAAAACATGGCAGAGCGAAAAAACTGGCAATACAATTTCGTTTTTATCGGAATGCGGTGGAACGGCTGACCCGAGCTTGCAATCCATTGAGACAGAATCTTTAAGCGCGATGAATAATCTGCGCATCGTAAGTACTGAAAATCTTCAATACAACGGTCGCGAAGCTCGTCAAACGATCTCTACGGGTGAGGTTGACGGTGTTTCTGTACAATTGGCGTTGTTGATCTTTAAAAAGAACGGCTGCAACTACACTTTAAGTTACGGCGGTTTACAAAAGCAGTTCACTCCTGAATTAAGATATTTCGAAAAATTCAAATCTGAATTCAAGGCTCCATAGTATGAACTTCTTAGCTCTCCCACTAGCGCCATTCATTATAGAAAGTCTCCATTTCATTGGTGGCGTGGGTTTGCTGACGCGTGAAATCTTCCGCGATTTATTTACGACTAAAATTTATTGGAAATTATGGATTGAGCAAATCTATCAAGTGGGTATTCGCTCGACTCCCCTGATCGTTATCACAGCCGCAAGTACTGGTATGGTGATGGCATTGCAGTTCGGTTTAGGTCTAGAAAAATTCGGCGGCAAAATGTACGTCCCCAAATTATTGGCGGTGACTATTTTGCGTGAAATGGGACCAATGTTCACAAGCTTGATGCTGGCAGCCCGCGTGGGTGCAGGTTTTGCGAGTGAAATCGGCAGTATGGTCGTGACTCAACAAATCGATGCGATTCGTGCATTGGGCACTTCGCCGATTCGTAAAATCGTTATTCCGCGTGTGATGGCGACGTTGATCGTGCTTCCAGTCCTTGTGGCCTTTTCAAATCTTGTCGGCAATGCCGGTGGTCTTTTGATTGGTGCCACAGAATTAAAACTGGATCCCGGCTTTTATCTTTTAAAAGTTATTACGACATCATCGTTGTCAGACTATCTTTCTGGCTTCGCAAAAAGCTTCTTCTTTGCTTTGATCATTTCAATTCCTTCTTGTTATTTCGGACTGACCGTTAAGAACGGTACGAAAGAAGTAGGTATCGCGACAACGAAAGCCGTTGTGGTTTCTTCTATCCTCATTCTAGTTGCCGACTTCTTTTTGTCGAAATTGTTCTGGATCGTGGAGAAAATGTTATGAGTAACGAAGCAGGACAAGGCTTTATCGAAGTCGTCGATTTTAAGAAGTCATTTGGTGAAAAGAAAGTTCACCAAGGTGTCAGCTTTTACGTGCGTAAAGGTGAATGCCTGGGTTTGATTGGTGGCTCTGGCGCAGGTAAGAGTGTGATCTTGCGCAGTCTTGTGGGTCTTGAAAAACCAGACAGCGGTCAAATCATCATTGATGGCGAAGACATTGTTCCAAAAAACGAAGCAGAACTTGTCGAAGTTCGTAAAAAAGTGGCTTACGCCTTTCAAGGTGGCGCTTTATTTGACTCGATGACTGTTTATGAAAATCTAGCTTATCCCCTTCGCGAACATTTTAATTTTAGCGAAGCCGAAATTGCGAAACAAATTCGCGCGCAATTAGAAGAGTTCGGTCTAGATAAGAATGCCGAAAAGCTTTATCCGGGAAGTCTTTCTGGAGGCATGCAAAAACGTGTGGGCTTAGCACGCGCGATGATGATGCATCCCAAAGTCGTTTTGTACGATGAACCGACCGCGGGTCTGGATCCGTACAATACCAAACGAATTCAAGAATCTATTTTAAAAATGAAAGCACAAGGAGTGACGTCGATCCTGGTCACTCATGATATGCCGACGGTTTATGCCGTTTGCGATAAGGTCGCTTTATTATTGAATGGCCGTATTGGTGAACAATACACCATCGATAAATTAAAGTCCGAGCCGTCAGGAACGATGACAGATTTTATTAACGGAGAGAGCGCGTAATGGAATCACAAAGCAGCACACAACTTAAAGTCGGAATCTATCTTGCGATTGGTATCGCAGCGATTCTTGCTTCGATCTTCTTCTTGGGCGCTGATAAAGCGATCTTCAGAAAGTACGTGAAAATTCACGCTTACTTCGATTCAACTCAAGGTTTGGCTGAGGGTAGCGTTGTTTCATTGTCAGGCGTGACAGTCGGTAACGTTAAATCAATCACTTTCCTTGAAGCTGAAAACAAATTGGACGTAACAATGACGATCGATGAAAAATACATCAATCGTGTTCGTAAAGATTCAGAAGTAGAAATCCGCACGCAAGGTGCCTTGGGCGACAAATTCGTATTCGTGTTCCCGGGTGATGCACGTCACCCTGTTGTGCAAGAAGGTGACGTTCTTGCCGTTGCCAAACCCACAGACTTGATCGGCGTTATTTCCGAGCGCGGTGGCGAAGCAGGACGTATTTTTGACGTTATCAATGAAGTCTATAAATTAGCGCACACAATGAACGCTGATAATCGCATGGGTAAAATCATGAACAACTTCGAAACAGCTTCTGTCGCTCTTGCACAAGCAAGTAAAGATGCGCAGAAGATGGTTGGAACAGTGAACGGTGCTCGCGGTGGTGAAAAAATGGCGCACACTTTGGATCGCCTGGATGCCATCGTCACTAAGATTGATAAAGGTGAAGGCACATTGGGTCTTCTTATCAATGATCCAACCCTGCATAATCAATTGAAGTCAGCCCTTGGCGGCACGACTCGTAAGAATCACGTTAAATCGTTACTAAGAACATCTATCGAAAAAGAAGACGAATAGGCCTTAGCTTTGCTTTATTGATCCTTCGAAGTTTTAAAACAATTTTGGAGGATCTAATGAGCAAAAACCTATTCGCTGTGGCCCTTTTTTGTCTGCATGTCATTCCCGTAAACACTTTCGCGGCAGAAGCCACTTCGGCTGATATCGACTCACTGGTTCAGGAAGCACGTCCTGCCACAGAAGCCGAAATCCGCGCTAAAATCCTAGAAAATCAGAAGCTTACGCTAGAACTAGCGAAAGTTCAGAACGATCTAGAAAGCATTCAAAAAGATATCGCGGAAAATCGCCATTACGTTAAGAAAGATCTTATCATCGCTGGTGGTACGGCTTTGGGTTCAGCCATCCTGGCTTATTATTTCAGAAGTCAAACGGGCCGTTCTGAAATGGCCGATTCATTGAACATCATGTTCTCTGTCGCAAGTGTGCTTATTGGTGGATCTGTGACTGTGATGAATGCAGGTAAAGCCGGTATTCACTATCTGGTGTTGAAATTGGATGAAAAGAAAATCCCTGCTCTGCAAGCAAAAGTCGCTGAACTACAAAAGCAACTTGAAGACCAAACGAAAACTCTTTTGAGATAAGAGATAACCACTCGTGCGTGCTTTAAAACACTTGCTGCTAATTCTGATAAGCTTATGCATCTTTGCCACGTCAAACGCGGCAGAGATGTGTAGCAGCGTGTTTGCCGATGAAGGTCCCTATCAAAACTTGGCTTTAGATGCCGCACTTAAAAAAGCCATCACGAAGAGT containing:
- the flgC gene encoding flagellar basal body rod protein FlgC, which produces MADFLTGMRISSSGMAAQRMRMNTIASNIANINTTQTPEGGPYRRKDVVFESMPDAKNFGEIITGTDPHGNFQRVQVTDVVSDRKAPLLKYEPDHPDANADGYVAYPNINLMEEMTNMIQSSRSYEANVSALQASKDMAMSALEIGR
- the flgB gene encoding flagellar basal body rod protein FlgB, whose amino-acid sequence is MSGDLFDKTTNALATSMRMRQLRHNVTSSNIANAETPGYHAKKMDFEDALSRALDMDGMNSLSTSSPEHFAVGGLSAAKTRPDIYENPEGAVNNDGNTVDLEKEMSALSENAIMYKTALQLINKKMAALKYAAGDGR
- a CDS encoding sigma 54-interacting transcriptional regulator, producing MSYFDFDALHIEDKKVNEAKQLSLQLAPTQASLLIVGEAGVGKTSLARYIYTKSRSSRLYVLECKNPGGFDFARVEGGTLLIEDLDAASSAIQTELMKLAERTDGTKPRFISTSRRDIRAMVKQEQFRQDLFYKIAVVHLELPRLEDRAIDFHNIVNFILEVSQIMHGKSGLQFSADAYSRLNSWNWPGNIRELENVIERSVVLAKNSVIGADSIQFEAVAEDMSVDFAPGMSLSEVEKRLILQTLELTAQNRTRAAQMLGISIRTLRNKLNEYKEAVV
- a CDS encoding tetratricopeptide repeat protein — protein: MNTLLKATMAGCLFFSLAPAWAAKVTGAINFQGDTVHLELSGQQNWDYDVKRKEVKGKTVVEMTVPAMDDASVNSLNSFKSEMVTEVSVDRKGPDGKYIVSFTLSGSSIDTFDYLTDQPSRLIVDFYVNPGAKTDKKPVAKKETVEKSEEAKPAKTVAKAKTPKGRTPATADALVIANQGTTVAMNDNVAHRGIFDGGDPDYERFTVKPYDIKEESVIRAKDNYYIGFPMLETPVTYWEKVKNTPTIYEINPKPTDENKQARLLLTLFEKERYAVYLKTVQWFKEKYPKSEYNEIIDFMTADVHLALSKEPGNTKSFDEAMQKYKEAIAKYPTSSLSERTSLKVGYLTLERGDNLSALRLFKEHIDNKNFGGKESLSKDLARMGTGLAYMRLNKWEDAVAQYDAIEKNSTHQDLKVEAAYRKGDVWIRAKNYAKAVADYQTALKKYPEGQAFYPNAFYNQAESLFGMQKFPQSLDLYREFVKKFPSSEHAPFAMTRMGELLEILGADKSRVMGAYLETYFRYGENPSAVISRLRLLSARMKGMKPKETENAVKEIMSLAKKVDLPNMEQFATVMVADGYSQRGEYDKSIDLLSKYYKEHPTNVDVPLMTQRIVANINNKLEKQVEDGNFIGALKTHTQYSDSWLKNSKRLDTKFNVGRAFEMAGVPVESEKYYKDVLNRVYSIRGTAEAREINVKEQIPTEDELNLRLAAVSSNEQKYNQAYEYLKNVKVPEKLSETEQIERVNIAVRLLERRGDTDSAVRYLGELLRTWKGQPELVAEPYLKLAELQQKQGKKDDALAALGMIDKLAKDSDHVSPAIHAKALETMGDIYLANGSKDQAIDAYKSLLDKYEETRPLSSIRYKLGQIYFKRGDVQQAADTWNTFKGEKSGFWKNLAQEQLKNSEWRDGYKKYIKRIPAMSEKEESK
- a CDS encoding ABC transporter permease, yielding MNFLALPLAPFIIESLHFIGGVGLLTREIFRDLFTTKIYWKLWIEQIYQVGIRSTPLIVITAASTGMVMALQFGLGLEKFGGKMYVPKLLAVTILREMGPMFTSLMLAARVGAGFASEIGSMVVTQQIDAIRALGTSPIRKIVIPRVMATLIVLPVLVAFSNLVGNAGGLLIGATELKLDPGFYLLKVITTSSLSDYLSGFAKSFFFALIISIPSCYFGLTVKNGTKEVGIATTKAVVVSSILILVADFFLSKLFWIVEKML
- a CDS encoding ABC transporter ATP-binding protein produces the protein MSNEAGQGFIEVVDFKKSFGEKKVHQGVSFYVRKGECLGLIGGSGAGKSVILRSLVGLEKPDSGQIIIDGEDIVPKNEAELVEVRKKVAYAFQGGALFDSMTVYENLAYPLREHFNFSEAEIAKQIRAQLEEFGLDKNAEKLYPGSLSGGMQKRVGLARAMMMHPKVVLYDEPTAGLDPYNTKRIQESILKMKAQGVTSILVTHDMPTVYAVCDKVALLLNGRIGEQYTIDKLKSEPSGTMTDFINGESA
- a CDS encoding MlaD family protein, with translation MESQSSTQLKVGIYLAIGIAAILASIFFLGADKAIFRKYVKIHAYFDSTQGLAEGSVVSLSGVTVGNVKSITFLEAENKLDVTMTIDEKYINRVRKDSEVEIRTQGALGDKFVFVFPGDARHPVVQEGDVLAVAKPTDLIGVISERGGEAGRIFDVINEVYKLAHTMNADNRMGKIMNNFETASVALAQASKDAQKMVGTVNGARGGEKMAHTLDRLDAIVTKIDKGEGTLGLLINDPTLHNQLKSALGGTTRKNHVKSLLRTSIEKEDE